The Drosophila biarmipes strain raj3 chromosome 2L, RU_DBia_V1.1, whole genome shotgun sequence genome has a window encoding:
- the LOC122818847 gene encoding LOW QUALITY PROTEIN: uncharacterized protein LOC122818847 (The sequence of the model RefSeq protein was modified relative to this genomic sequence to represent the inferred CDS: substituted 1 base at 1 genomic stop codon), with amino-acid sequence MGKFVWIYIIITTVVTVQGYTKYGRDCQDIGCPSGQVCIIKEDPCTDSTQIGTQCGKYPTCLGKEQQHYSSGSCYTYNFXSRHLVIGMGRGNGMNNGGNGGNGMGGQNGNGMGGQNGNRMRGNGMGGNGMGPGGMGGNGMGPVGMGGTGIGPGGMGYDAMNGMGMGGNGMGSGNRMGPGGMGGNGMGQGGMSGNGMGPGGMGGNGMGPGGMGGNGMGSGGMGGNGMGPGGMGGNGMGLGGMGGNGMGYGGISGTGMGGQGGYNRRGGQNGMGGPNGMGGPPGGQNGMGGPPGGPNGMGPGNWQGNNNWGNGNSNRSRGGTSNQNYSTTSTTTTDGW; translated from the exons ATGGGAAAGTTTGTTtggatatatataataattacaaCCGTCGTCACTGTTCAGGGATACACAA AATACGGACGTGACTGCCAAGATATAGGATGTCCTTCTGGCCAGGTTTGCATTATAAAAGAGGATCCCTGTACAGATTCAACACAAATTGGCACTCAATGCGGAAAATATCCCACATGCTTGGGAAAGGAGCAACAGCACTATAGTTCAGGTTC TTGTTATACCTACAATTTTTAAAGCAGGCATCTTGTAATTGGAATGGGCAGAGGGAACGGAATGAATAACGGCGGAAACGGTGGCAATGGCATGGGTGGACAGAATGGCAACGGAATGGGTGGACAGAACGGAAATAGAATGAGAGGTAATGGAATGGGCGGTAATGGAATGGGACCGGGGGGAATGGGTGGTAATGGAATGGGACCCGTAGGAATGGGTGGTACTGGAATAGGTCCTGGTGGTATGGGCTATGACGCTATGAatggaatgggaatgggtgGAAATGGAATGGGTTCAGGTAATCGAATGGGACCCGGTGGAATGGGTGGTAACGGAATGGGACAAGGCGGAATGAGTGGCAATGGAATGGGACCGGGTGGAATGGGTGGCAACGGAATGGGACCTGGAGGAATGGGTGGCAATGGTATGGGATCAGGCGGAATGGGTGGCAATGGAATGGGTCCCGGAGGAATGGGTGGCAATGGAATGGGATTAGGCGGAATGGGTGGCAATGGAATGGGTTACGGAGGCATAAGTGGAACTGGAATGGGTGGCCAGGGCGGTTACAACCGAAGGGGTGGGCAAAACGGAATGGGTGGTCCGAATGGAATGGGAGGACCACCTGGAGGGCAAAACGGAATGGGTGGACCACCTGGTGGGCCCAATGGAATGGGCCCAGGAAACTGGCAAGGCAATAACAATTGGGGAAACGGAAATAGTAATCGATCAAGAGGCGGCACATCTAATCAAAACTACAGTACTACTTCAACGACAACAACGGATGGCTGGTAG
- the LOC108033455 gene encoding protein phosphatase inhibitor 2 produces METEYVKGILKSGANSAQLSLKAAKFDEVNILATFHPVGKDYGHMIIDEPKTPFVFEDDLPKELDTNALIEKLRQTSKSEMPAFGIEGDSDDSSADEDFPESVEEKVRRMEFESRRKQHYKEFFSVPLARRLIAEEFGESTTSECSIRSEKLMEQNENCCEDDQAIGGEGSLYSASRSGSYSEYRTSEPFDLEPGLSPSHHCYQKLKADIYNQPPEDMASLSHLHRLPSVNDDDLNQDLRVPHTSVIPSERQTVQEDKLGPKVSSGRPGTVRICKTSSDTRAGTSKKVTR; encoded by the coding sequence ATGGAGACGGAGTATGTGAAGGGTATCCTGAAGTCGGGGGCGAATAGCGCTCAGCTAAGCCTCAAGGCGGCCAAGTTCGATGAGGTGAACATTCTGGCCACATTCCATCCCGTTGGCAAGGACTACGGCCACATGATCATTGACGAGCCCAAGACTCCGTTTGTCTTCGAGGATGATTTGCCCAAGGAGTTGGACACAAATGCTCTGATCGAAAAGTTGCGCCAGACCTCGAAGTCGGAAATGCCGGCATTTGGCATTGAGGGAGATTCGGATGATTCCTCGGCAGACGAGGACTTTCCCGAATCTGTGGAGGAGAAGGTGCGCAGAATGGAGTTTGAGAGCCGTCGCAAGCAGCACTACAAGGAGTTCTTCTCGGTGCCCCTGGCTCGACGCCTTATAGCCGAGGAGTTCGGCGAGTCGACCACCTCCGAGTGCAGTATTCGCAGTGAGAAGTTGATGGAACAGAATGAGAACTGTTGTGAAGATGATCAGGCAATCGGTGGAGAAGGGAGTCTTTATTCAGCCTCCCGCTCTGGCAGTTATTCCGAATACAGGACATCAGAACCATTTGACTTAGAACCCGGACTGTCTCCCAGCCATCATTGCTATCAGAAACTGAAGGCCGATATCTATAACCAGCCCCCAGAGGATATGGCCTCGTTGAGCCATCTGCATCGCCTGCCATCGGTCAACGATGACGATCTCAATCAAGATCTAAGAGTTCCACACACTTCGGTCATTCCGAGTGAACGACAAACCGTGCAGGAGGACAAGTTAGGCCCGAAAGTCAGTAGCGGAAGGCCGGGAACTGTACGCATTTGCAAAACCAGCTCCGATACTCGGGCTGGAACCTCTAAGAAGGTGACacgttaa
- the LOC108033431 gene encoding fibrinogen C domain-containing protein 1-like, which produces MLLGILFALLILKASASPDARQLCSLSTICYDVKSIKSQLRSIGVEQKRQANLLEDVNNKLDPFLNRVDPVPSNCYEALRGTQNSSIRTILVPEYSESPFEVACDQYRMGGGWTIVLRRRDGSENFYREWKDYKHGFGNLTNEYFLGLDILHAMTYYQQQQLLVVMETVQGKQAYELYDNFRIGSEKNDYTLETLGTPSGTAGDSLKYHLGMRFSTKDRKNDLDETRNCAQAFTGAWWYNACHNSNLAGQYGDNTTGKGLCWSTFNGKTNSLRRATMMIRPKTN; this is translated from the exons ATGCTACTGGGAATACTATTTGCGTTGTTAATTTTAAAGGCTTCGGCCAGCCCAGATGCAAGGCAATTGTGTTCTCTGAGCACGATTTGTTATGATGTTAAATCGATTAAATCACAACTGCGTTCAATAGG TGTGGAGCAGAAGCGGCAAGCAAATCTTCTGGAAGACGTGAACAACAAACTTGACCCTTTTCTAAACAGAGTGGATCCTGTGCCCTCCAACTGCTATGAAGCTTTGAGGGGCACACAAAACAGTTCCATTCGCACGATCCTTGTGCCGGAGTACAGTGAGAGCCCGTTCGAGGTGGCTTGCGATCAGTACAGAATGGGAGGCGGTTGGACCATTGTTTTGCGCCGAAGGGATGGAAGTGAGAACTTTTACCGCGAATGGAAGGACTACAAGCATGGCTTTGGCAATCTAACCAATGAGTACTTTCTGGGCTTGGACATACTACACGCTATGACATActatcagcagcaacaactccTGGTTGTTATGGAAACTGTGCAGGGAAAGCAGGCCTATGAGTTGTACGACAACTTTAGAATTGGATCAGAGAAAAATGATTATACCTTGGAAACATTGGGAACTCCTTCTGGAACCGCAGGCGATTCACTGAAATATCATTTGGGCATGAGGTTTTCCACTAAAGATCGCAAAAACGACTTAGATGAAACGCGGAATTGTGCTCAAGCTTTTACAGGCGCCTGGTGGTACAACGCGTGCCACAACAG cAATTTAGCTGGTCAATATGGGGATAATACGACTGGAAAGGGCCTATGCTGGTCCACATTTAATGGAAAAACAAACTCTCTGAGGCGTGCAACAATGATGATTCGtccaaaaacaaattaa